A single genomic interval of Anopheles marshallii chromosome 2, idAnoMarsDA_429_01, whole genome shotgun sequence harbors:
- the LOC128716063 gene encoding serine protease easter: MSTFGRFVGCSELVPFLLLAILSITSAQQCTLPDNTAGQCILLRDCNTLLTLIKKKPLPDADRMYLQRTQCGWSTADNHPLVCCSDGGLVAPVRVGAGLLPTPGQCGIQTSDRIFGGVNTRIDEFPWIALLKYAKPNDVFGFHCGGVLINDRYVLTASHCVNGKDSAEVRLGEWDTSTAQDCEGLGDDVDCSPPPIDVPIEGKIPHPQYVPTSTEQYNDIALLRLQYSVPYSDFIKPICLPTQPELKVRDYVGLRMQVAGWGRTATARYSNVKQKVAVDGVSLDACNKVYQREQVLLRQSQLCAGGEAGKDSCQGDSGGPLTGTHTTGGVQHWYLIGLVSFGPTPCGQAGWPGVYTKVDQYVDWITATIVA, translated from the exons ATGAGTACTTTCGGTCGCTTCGTGGGCTGTTCAGAACTGGTGCCGTTTCTACTGCTAGCTATTCTAAGCATCACAAGTGCcc AACAATGCACCCTACCGGATAATACGGCCGGCCAATGTATACTGCTGCGCGACTGTAATACCCTGTTGACGCTGATCAAGAAAAAACCACTGCCGGATGCCGACCGGATGTATCTACAGCGGACACAGTGCGGTTGGTCGACGGCGGACAACCATCCGCTGGTGTGCTGTTCCGATGGTGGGCTGGTCGCACCGGTTCGCGTTGGTGCCGGACTGTTGCCAACACCGGGACAGTGCGGTATACAGACGAGTGATCGTATCTTTGGCGGTGTAAATACACGCATTGACGAATTCCCGTGGATAGCGCTGCTGAAGTATGCGAAAC CAAATGACGTTTTCGGGTTCCACTGTGGCGGTGTGCTGATTAACGATCGCTACGTCCTTACCGCTTCGCACTGCGTCAACGGCAAAGAC AGTGCGGAAGTTCGGCTCGGTGAATGGGACACCTCTACGGCACAGGATTGTGAAGGGCTGGGCGATGACGTGGACTGTTCGCCACCACCAATAGACGTCCCCATCGAGGGCAAAATACCTCATCCCCAATACGTACCAACATCGACCGAACAGTACAACGACATCGCACTGCTTCGGTTACAATATTCTGTGCCGTATTCGGACTTCATCAAACCAATCTGTCTGCCTACACAGCCCGAACTGAAGGTACGGGATTACGTTGGACTCCGGATGCAGGTGGCCGGTTGGGGCCGTACAGCCACCGCACGGTACAGCAATGTCAAGCAGAAGGTAGCCGTCGACGGGGTGTCGCTGGATGCGTGCAATAAGGTGTACCAGCGCGAACAGGTGCTGTTGCGCCAATCGCAGCTCTGTGCTGGTGGTGAAGCTGGCAAGGATTCCTGCCAGGGTGATTCCGGTGGCCCGCTGACGGGCACTCATACGACCGGCGGTGTGCAACACTGGTACCTGATTGGGTTGGTATCGTTCGGGCCGACCCCGTGCGGGCAGGCCGGTTGGCCCGGAGTTTACACGAAGGTTGACCAGTACGTAGACTGGATCACTGCCACGATTGTCGCTTAA
- the LOC128710207 gene encoding CLIP domain-containing serine protease B9: protein MCKISTRSSSAATIVLAATILADLVFATPWGNYYEYGGHSTGPQLYQYNQRIEHHRTVPDSVPASSGTINCRCTKLRYCTKILEMLRNPKSSYGSFNAKLKELACGYGTDNEPNICCPLDDSWLRDAIDDDGGHSSEENDSHSAIGWDEGYTNRKSDRGQQWSKERFKYIPMSAEKDVKRISNTRTNGSTNWWKPQRPQKSNTIAQFEDPKTMKNCPPEIYPNEAEVALRPTKAYVAPIMRTTKRPAAVLGSNRFAETTTVPVTTDLPLTTTDLITTVLPTVVPDQPMINAPLCGLSVNTRIIGGETEVPGQFPWMARLAYRNRTSGRVTYRCAGSLITNRHVITVAHCVTNLIDELQLVSIRLGDLECNAVTDTRCSARYQDFAIDRILPHESYDTPKYANDIALIKLRETTETYNIISPLCLPTDQYAPYALNLTGQMGIIAGWGSTSNRSNTPSPTLQWLRLPIVDTVGCASAYARYSVNSRNPIIVSDSQMCAQGQENRDACQGDSGGPLMNEAISTRDRFVLLGLVSFGPRTCGVSNFPGVYTRISSYIGWILTNVMR, encoded by the exons ATGTGCAAAATTTCAACCCGCTCCAGTTCGGCGGCAACAATCGTGCTGGCCGCCACCATTCTGGCCGATCTTG TTTTCGCCACTCCTTGGGGGAATTATTACGAGTACGGTGGACATTCGACGGGACCGCAGCTGTATCAGTACAACCAGCGCATCGAGCATCACCGGACGGTGCCGGACAGTGTACCGGCATCGTCCGGCACGATCAATTGCCGCTGCACCAAACTTCGCTACTGCACCAAGATACTGGAAATGCTGCGTAATCCCAAATCGAGTTACGGTAGCTTCAACGCGAAGCTAAAGGAACTGGCCTGCGGCTATGGTACTGACAATGAGCCGAACATTTGCTGCCCGCTGGACGACAGCTGGTTGCGGGATGCGATCGACGACGACGGTGGTCATTCGTCCGAGGAGAATGATTCACATTCTGCCATCGGGTGGGACGAAGGCTACACGAACCGAAAATCGGACCGTGGACAACAGTGGTCGAAGGAACGGTTCAAGTACATACCGATGTCCGCGGAAAAGGATGTGAAGCGGATAAGCAACACCAGGACCAACGGTTCCACCAACTGGTGGAAGCCGCAACGGCCCCAGAAAAGCAACACGATCGCTCAGTTTGAAGATcccaaaacgatgaaaaattgccCGCCAGAGATCTATCCGAACGAGGCGGAAGTGGCGTTGCGCCCCACAAAGGCGTACGTTGCGCCTATCATGAGAACTACCAAGCGCCCGGCTGCGGTGTTGGGAAGTAATCGTTTTGCCGAAACGACAACCGTACCCGTGACGACGGATTTGCCGCTGACTACAACAGACCTGATAACAACCGTATTACCAACGGTCGTACCCGACCAACCGATGATAAATGCACCGCTTTGTGGTCTTTCGGTTAATACGCGGATTATTGGGGGCGAAACGGAGGTACCTGGACAGTTTCCCTGGATGGCACGTTTGGCCTACCGGAATCGAA CTTCCGGACGTGTAACGTATCGTTGTGCGGGATCTCTCATCACCAATCGGCACGTAATAACGGTAGCCCACTGTGTCACGAATCTCATCGATGAACTTCAGCT AGTCAGCATTCGATTGGGTGATTTGGAGTGTAATGCGGTTACGGATACGCGTTGCAGTGCCCGGTACCAGGACTTTGCGATCGATCGGATACTGCCGCACGAAAGCTACGATACGCCAAAGTACGCCAACGATATCGCGCTGATAAAGTTGCGCGAAACGACGGAAACGTACAACATCATCAGCCCGCTCTGTCTGCCGACGGACCAGTACGCACCGTACGCCCTTAATCTTACCGGCCAGATGGGCATCATTGCTGGCTGGGGTTCGACCAGTAATC GAAGCAACACACCGAGCCCCACGTTGCAGTGGTTACGGTTGCCGATAGTGGACACGGTTGGGTGTGCTAGCGCGTACGCCCGGTACAGCGTTAACTCGCGCAATCCCATCATCGTGTCGGACAGTCAGATGTGTGCCCAGGGCCAGGAGAACCGTGATGCCTGCCAGGGCGATTCCGGCGGACCGCTGATGAACGAGGCCATATCGACGCGTGACCGGTTCGTGCTGCTGGGGCTGGTGTCGTTCGGTCCACGGACGTGTGGCGTTTCCAACTTTCCGGGCGTGTACACGCGCATTTCGTCGTACATTGGTTGGATATTGACCAACGTGATGCGTTAG
- the LOC128709959 gene encoding uncharacterized protein C14orf119, giving the protein MSSNGSYNLTVDGELRYVVQWFGEWSDFQREDFVPYLVSYLSQQVGGGAVYVNGLISAMAQINPGQDKPMSLFQCRVKLFNEWCIKWPEEFKGKLLERLEQIDNTFGARIRTELTNGTKPMNGCMEETGTQLADTESLRTLDEESEPTALIVNVESVVAAPNAILVADED; this is encoded by the exons ATGTCGTCAAACGGTTCGTACAACCTTACCGTCGACGGTGAGCTTCGATACGTCGTTCAGTGGTTCGGAGAGTGGAGTGATTTCCAGCGGGAAGACTTCGTGCCGTACCTGGTATCTTATCTGTCCCAGCAAGTCGGTGGAGGTGCTGTGTACGTGAACGGTCTTATCAGCGCAATGGCACAGATCAACCCCGGTCAGGACAAACCGATGAGCTTGTTTCAGTGCAGG GTAAAGTTGTTCAACGAATGGTGCATCAAATGGCCGGAAGAGTTCAAAGGAAAGCTTCTCGAACGTCTAGAGCAGATTGATAATACATTTGGCGCACGAATACGTACAGAGCTGACGAATGGCACGAAGCCGATGAACGGTTGCATGGAGGAAACAGGCACACAGCTGGCAGATACTGAATCACTGAGAACTTTGGACGAAGAATCAGAGCCAACCGCTTTGATCGTGAATGTCGAATCGGTTGTAGCAGCACCAAATGCCATTCTCGTTGCAGATGAAGACTAG
- the LOC128709958 gene encoding serine/threonine-protein phosphatase 5 produces MSSATEDTNHKSETAAPAPAAPENNTPEENPLQAKADELGARGNEYFKEQNYEQAIALYTEAIETCPNERFYANRSFAHFKKESYGYALTDADKAISMKNSYTKAYYRRAAALMALGRFKKALADLELVAKRCPSAKDAQDKYTECKKMVNKIAFEKAISVQHQEKSVEKMCCDLEFATIEDDYNGPKLENGKVTLEFMENLLEWYKKQNKLHKNFAYRILCDMETLLKTQPSLVEITVPDEQKFTVCGDIHGQFYDLLHIFEINGLPSPTNPYLFNGDFVDRGSFSVECIFTLFGFKLLYPNHFFLARGNHESFNMNQLYGFTGEVVSKYSQNMADMFTLVYNWLPLCHLINKKVLVMHGGLFSKDNVTLDDLRSIDRNCQPPEEGLMCELLWSDPHPQPGRVPSKRGVGIEFGPDVTEAFLKHNSLDYIIRSHEVKAEGYEVDHNGKCITVFSAPNYCDQMKNLGAFITLKGNDLTPKFTTYSESPHPSIRPMAYAYSLMA; encoded by the exons ATGTCGTCTGCGACCGAAGATACGAATCATAAATCAGAAACGGCAGCACCAGCGCCGGCAGCACCGGAAAACAACACGCCCGAGGAAAATCCCTTGCAGGCGAAAGCCGACGAGCTCGGTGCTCGTGGGAATGAATATTTCAAGG AACAAAACTATGAGCAGGCAATTGCGCTCTATACGGAGGCTATCGAAACGTGCCCTAATGAGCGGTTCTATGCGAACCGTAGCTTTGCTCACTTTAAGAAAGAATCGTACGGTTACGCGTTGACCGATGCCGATAAGGCGATATCGATGAAAAATAGCTACACCAAAGCGTACTACCGCAGGGCTGCCGCCCTGATGGCGCTCGGAAGGTTTAAGAAGGCGCTGGCCGATTTGGAACTAGTGGCGAAACGATGTCCCAGCGCGAAGGATGCCCAGGACAAGTACACGGAATGTAAAAAGATGGTAAACAAGATCGCGTTCGAGAAAGCCATCTCGGTTCAGCATCAAGAAAAGAGTGTGGAAAAAATGTGCTGTGATCTGGAATTCGCGA CTATCGAGGACGACTATAATGGACCAAAGTTGGAAAATGGTAAGGTAACTTTGGAGTTCATGGAGAACCTGCTGGAGTGGtataagaaacaaaacaagttgcACAAAAACTTCGCCTATAGG ATTCTTTGTGACATGGAAACGCTCCTGAAAACGCAACCCTCCCTGGTGGAGATTACGGTGCCGGACGAACAAAAGTTTACCGTGTGCGGTGATATTCATGGTCAATTTTACGATCTGCTTCATATATTCGAAATTAACGGTTTGCCATCGCCCACTAATCCCTACCTGTTCAATGGGGACTTCGTAGACCGGGGCTCATTTTCGGTGGAATGTATTTTTACCCTGTTTGGATTCAAGTTACTGTATCCGAACCACTTCTTCCTGGCACGCGGAAATCACGAAAGCTTCAACATGAACCAACTGTACGGTTTTACTGGCGAGGTGGTTTCGAAGTACTCGCAAAACATGGCGGATATGTTCACGCTCGTTTACAACTGGCTGCCGTTGTGCCATTTGATCAATAAGAAGGTTCTGGTCATGCACGGCGGTTTGTTTTCGAAGGACAATGTAACGCTGGACGATTTACGCTCGATCGACCGCAACTGTCAACCGCCGGAGGAAGGATTAATGTGCGAACTGCTCTGGTCTGATCCACATCCGCAACCAGGACGCGTACCGTCGAAGCGCGGCGTCGGCATAGAGTTTGGACCGGATGTTACGGAAGCTTTCCTGAAGCACAACAGCCTGGACTATATTATCCGTAGCCACGAGGTGAAAGCGGAAGGCTATGAGGTAGatcataatggaaaatgcattacCGTCTTTTCGGCACCTAACTATTG CGACCAAATGAAGAATCTTGGTGCGTTCATCACACTGAAAGGAAACGATTTGACGCCGAAATTCACCACCTATTCGGAATCG CCCCATCCCTCCATTCGGCCAATGGCTTACGCTTACAGTTTAATGGCATAG
- the LOC128708144 gene encoding TELO2-interacting protein 1 homolog has protein sequence MENFSEIFITIKPLFDAVIKKPTQEGILNLNEHLKKVDNNSVQILQNIFLQQLIILVDAVPGQNQNELKTHLLECIITILQKGRLKKAVALKTTLLAALKLIYDKDTGKIRPNLSEEYKLAVLKVLSFASRHIQPELIEEVYVKDNLTLLSQAIFVCVRIVETERARKLRFQAVDAILSLLQVHDDFDFNDIVLRCQVAELLFITLPKLLTIFVSIINGDEKQGTAVYRMAIKALGRTLSLIFEDYSKDTTNDQYCIERFRQLTESFTEKDKNANVLGLGLRADDKIKYFNETTRSREWLLQADKKVEKVLQLILHLRGHEEDLVRLEFAKMNCELLRNCTYNMPCSTVHYLQTVIAMSHDESERVRDICEKCHQSVPFFTISFAGNRIDELFYDTLNQMPRIIYRGEEHEQISNFRLITGFLGFFSEPQLTSIFSCQNILEQFIMVLLAGAELESVDELIRREYVSYRFEYEESFHLQKEKNESRWIVLKNVSSPRARQSFLDLIHTLRMHDQAVNTVLMYILDNFYASRINSNGYLFILSELIPDTIDYSPSQLEPFKTLLSEVLQSHHWFLELDDNENIADQKYNALHVCLVVRTIARIARLMKEHFHWYLYDTLRILLQCCGNTLNCVNESTELALDIVAHSQGLSSIEQLIHHNLDYISQQVTRCLRRKEYFRDGMTILESVLRFVPYETSDVLESTVTPIVMNILDSYSQYGERNSIICLRVLQIFIHSIRLRYEHEETKSPEAANEKASVNLTEQIERLQKLLQREIANEAEDVEFKPDELGEETDHMDEGDEAENETETEANNEEKLPAHVKIVLRILTVNFKHLASSNDAERIVALCTLNEGIYVLQRYENQLLPLVHNIWFNLTERFSDRNPAVVSNAFDLLLTMARLAKDFIRNRSLADVLPKLYTFMKEHWNADASAHQVFKLQCKFLASIDDLVRNLNLSEKQLDNVLEVVRLYWEKAERRELKKRAAECMQRMKTINSLAVFLKCGCKAVLQ, from the exons ATGGAGAACTTTTCggaaattttcatcaccattaAACCACTGTTCGACGCTGTTATTAAAAAACCTACCCAGGAAGGGATATTAAATCTTAACGAACATCTCAAGAAAGTCGACAACAATAGTGTGCAGATCTTGCAGAACATATTTCTACAACAGTTGATCATACTCGTCGATGCGGTACCGGGGCA AAACCAAAACGAACTGAAAACACATCTGCTAGAATGCATCATCACCATTCTCCAGAAAGGCCGGCTGAAAAAGGCGGTAGCACTAAAAACAACACTTCTAGCCGCCCTGAAACTAATATACGACAAGGACACGGGTAAAATACGTCCCAACCTGTCCGAAGAATACAAACTAGCCGTGTTGAAAGTGCTCTCGTTTGCCTCTCGCCACATCCAGCCCGAACTGATAGAGGAAGTTTACGTCAAGGATAATTTAACCCTCCTTTCGCAAgccatttttgtgtgcgtCCGCATAGTGGAAACAGAACGGGCACGAAAGCTACGTTTCCAAGCAGTCGATGCGATTCTATCGCTCCTACAAGTGCATGATGATTTCGACTTCAACGATATAGTTCTACGGTGTCAGGTGGCGGAACTGTTGTTCATTACACTGCCGAAACTGCTTACAATTTTCGTGTCCATTATCAATGGAGATGAAAAGCAGGGTACTGCCGTGTACCGGATGGCTATTAAAGCGCTAGGACGAACCCTCAGTCTTATCTTTGAAGACTACTCAAAAGATACAACCAACGATCAGTACTGCATCGagcgatttcggcaactgacTGAAAGCTTCACCGAAAAAGACAAAAATGCCAATGTGCTAGGTTTGGGTTTGCGTGCAGATGATAAAATCAAATACTTTAATGAGACGACACGTTCTCGCGAGTGGTTGCTGCAGGCGGACAAGAAAGTAGAGAAGGTACTTCAACTCATTCTCCATCTTCGTGGGCACGAGGAGGACCTTGTACGGTTGGAGTTTGCCAAAATGAACTGCGAACTGTTACGAAACTGTACTTA CAATATGCCCTGCAGTACCGTCCACTATTTGCAGACCGTGATCGCCATGAGCCATGATGAATCGGAACGCGTTCGTGATATCTGCGAAAAGTGTCACCAATCGGTGCCCTTTTTTACAATATCTTTCGCTGGAAATCGTAttgatgaattgttttacGATACACTTAACCAAATGCCTCGTATCATCTACCGCGGAGAAGAGCATGAACAAATATCGAACTTTCGACTGATTACGGGATTCCTTGGCTTCTTCTCCGAGCCGCAACTGACAAGCATTTTCTCGTGCCAAAACATACTGGAACAGTTCATCATGGTACTGTTGGCCGGAGCCGAGCTTGAGAGTGTCGATGAGCTTATACGTAGAGAGTACGTGTCGTACCGTTTCGAATACGAAGAAAGTTTCCacctgcaaaaggaaaaaaatgaatcccGATGGATCGTCCTAAAGAACGTGTCGTCTCCTAGAGCTAGGCAATCGTTTCTCGATCTGATCCACACACTGCGAATGCACGATCAAGCGGTAAATACGGTGCTCATGTACATTCTGGACAACTTTTACGCTTCAAGGATAAATAGCAACGGATATCTATTCATTTTGAGTGAATTGATACCGGACACAATCGATTACAGCCCTTCGCAGCTGGAACCGTTCAAAACATTGCTCTCGGAAGTGCTGCAATCGCACCACTGGTTCTTGGAGTTGGACGATAACGAAAACATTGCCGACCAGAAGTATAATGCGTTGCATGTTTGCCTCGTCGTTCGAACCATCGCCCGAATTGCACGGTTAATGAAGGAACACTTTCACTGGTATCTGTACGATACGCTACGAATTCTTTTGCAATGTTGCGGCAATACGCTAAACTGTGTGAACGAATCAACAGAACTGGCCCTAGATATCGTAGCTCACTCGCAAGGCTTGTCCAGCATAGAACAGTTGATACACCACAATCTCGACTACATATCGCAACAAGTAACCCGGTGTTTAAGACGCAAGGAATACTTCCGGGATGGCATGACCATTCTGGAATCGGTGTTGCGTTTCGTACCGTACGAAACATCGGATGTGCTCGAATCAACGGTTACACCAATTGTCATGAATATTCTGGATAGTTACTCACAGTACGGCGAACGGAACTCGATCATTTGTTTGCGAgtattgcaaatatttatccaCTCCATAAGGCTACGTTATGAGCACGAAGAAACCAAATCACCGGAAGCTGCCAACGAAAAAGCGTCCGTTAATCTTACCGAGCAGATTGAACGGTTACAAAAATTGCTTCAACGAGAAATTGCAAACGAAGCGGAAGATGTGGAATTCAAACCAGATGAACTGGGCGAAGAAACGGACCATATGGATGAAGGCGATGAGGCAGAAAATGAAACCGAAACGGAGGCGAACAACGAAGAGAAATTACCTGCACACGTTAAGATAGTATTGCGCATCCTGACGGTTAACTTCAAACATCTCGCTTCGTCCAACGATGCCGAACGGATTGTTGCACTATGTACCCTGAACGAAGGAATATACGTGCTGCAAAGGTACGAAAATCAACTTCTACCGTTGGTGCACAATATTTGGTTTAATCTGACCGAACGGTTCTCCGATCGAAATCCCGCCGTGGTAAGCAATGCATTTGATTTACTGCTCACTATGGCCCGACTAGCAAAAGATTTCATACGCAACCGATCGCTGGC TGATGTGCTTCCAAAACTGTACACATTTATGAAGGAACACTGGAATGCGGATGCTAGCGCACATCAGGTGTTTAAACTGCAATGCAAATTCCTCGCCTCAATAGACGATCTGGTGCGCAATCTTAATTTGAGTGAGAAACAACTCGACAATGTGCTTGAAGTTGTACGTCTGTACTGGGAAAAGGCTGAACGACGGGAGCTGAAAAAACGAGCCGCTGAATGTATGCAACGTATGAAAACCATTAATTCGCTTGCTGTATTTCTGAAATGTGGCTGTAAAGCTGTTTTACAGTAA